A stretch of Macadamia integrifolia cultivar HAES 741 chromosome 7, SCU_Mint_v3, whole genome shotgun sequence DNA encodes these proteins:
- the LOC122084036 gene encoding subtilisin-like protease SBT3.6 — MQRSARLLGVVVVVFLLFPRSTTMAEKGVTEAGAGDSSSKDAAVHIVYTEKPEGEEPEAFHLKTLSTVLGSDEAAKEALLYSYKSAASGFSAKLTPEQVAEISSMKFSLSISVIIISLQNSSCFLRFFFFFCNQ, encoded by the exons atgcAGAGGAGCGCGAGATTGTTAGGTGTTGTTGTTGTGGTGTTTTTGTTGTTTCCGAGGTCGACGACAATGGCGGAGAAAGGCGTTACAGAAGCAGGAGCAGGGGACTCTTCTTCAAAGGATGCAGCAGTTCATATAGTCTACACTGAGAAGCCCGAGGGTGAAGAACCCGAGGCCTTCCACCTCAAAACCCTATCTACCGTCCTCGGCAG CGACGAGGCAGCGAAGGAAGCTCTGCTTTACAGTTACAAGTCCGCTGCAAGTGGGTTTTCCGCTAAGCTCACCCCTGAACAGGTCGCCGAGATCTCAAGTATGaaattctctctttctatctctgTAATTATTATTTCCTTACAAAATTCGTCTTGctttcttagattttttttttttttctgcaatcaatga